A portion of the Achromobacter sp. MFA1 R4 genome contains these proteins:
- a CDS encoding carbohydrate ABC transporter permease translates to MKPTDHRAWFLVMPVVLCVAFSAILPLMTIVNYSVQDIISPDRRVFVGTEWFAAVLQDDELHGALLRQIGFSFAVLLIQIPLGILLALSMPASGWRASAVLVIIALSLLIPWNVVGTIWQVFGRTDIGLLGATLSWLGVDYNYTGNDFDAWITVLIMDVWHWTPLVALLCYAGLRAIPDAYYQAARIDGASRFAVFRYIQLPKMRGVLMIAVLLRFMDSFMIYTEPFVLTGGGPGNATTFLSQYLTQKAVGQFDLGPAAAFSIIYFLIILLLCFILYNWMQRAGTTGGFDEERANA, encoded by the coding sequence ATGAAACCCACCGATCACCGGGCCTGGTTCCTGGTCATGCCAGTCGTGCTGTGCGTGGCGTTCTCGGCCATCCTGCCGCTGATGACCATCGTCAACTATTCGGTGCAGGACATCATTTCGCCGGACCGGCGGGTGTTCGTCGGCACGGAATGGTTTGCCGCCGTGCTGCAGGACGACGAGCTGCACGGGGCGCTGCTGCGCCAGATCGGATTCTCGTTCGCGGTGCTGCTCATCCAGATCCCGCTGGGCATCCTGCTGGCGCTGTCCATGCCGGCCAGCGGCTGGCGCGCGTCCGCGGTGCTGGTGATCATCGCGCTGTCGCTGCTGATTCCCTGGAACGTCGTGGGCACCATCTGGCAGGTCTTCGGGCGCACCGACATCGGCCTCCTGGGCGCCACGCTGTCGTGGCTGGGCGTGGACTACAACTACACCGGCAACGATTTCGACGCCTGGATCACGGTGCTGATCATGGACGTGTGGCACTGGACGCCGCTGGTCGCGCTGCTGTGCTACGCGGGGCTGCGCGCGATTCCCGACGCGTATTACCAGGCGGCGCGGATCGACGGCGCCTCGCGCTTTGCCGTGTTCCGCTACATCCAGCTGCCCAAGATGCGCGGCGTCCTGATGATCGCGGTGCTGCTGCGCTTCATGGACAGCTTCATGATCTACACCGAGCCCTTCGTGCTGACCGGCGGCGGGCCGGGCAACGCCACCACCTTTCTGTCGCAGTACCTGACGCAGAAGGCGGTGGGGCAGTTCGACCTGGGGCCGGCCGCGGCGTTCTCGATCATCTATTTCCTGATCATCCTGCTGTTGTGCTTCATCCTCTACAACTGGATGCAGCGCGCGGGCACGACCGGCGGCTTCGACGAGGAGCGGGCAAATGCGTGA
- a CDS encoding carbohydrate ABC transporter permease: protein MREKTTWWRGAFLTLYLVFAILPLYWMLNMSFKSNTEIVSTLTLWPRDFTFEHYRTIFTDPAWYSGYINSLIYVVINTVVSLGVALPAAYAFSRYRFIGDKHVFFWLLTNRMTPPAVFLLPFFQLYSSLGLMDTHLAVALAHLVFNVPLAVWILEGFMSGVPREIDETAYVDGYSFPRFFLTIFLPLIKSGVGVAAFFCFMFSWVELLLARTLTSVNAKPIVATMTRTVSASGMDWGVLAAAGVLTIVPGGIVIWFVRHYIAKGFAMGRV, encoded by the coding sequence ATGCGTGAGAAAACCACCTGGTGGCGCGGCGCCTTCCTGACGCTGTACCTGGTGTTCGCCATCCTGCCGCTGTACTGGATGCTGAACATGTCGTTCAAGTCGAACACCGAGATCGTCAGCACGCTGACGCTCTGGCCGCGCGATTTTACCTTCGAGCACTACCGCACCATCTTCACCGATCCGGCGTGGTATTCGGGCTACATCAATTCGCTGATCTACGTGGTCATCAATACGGTCGTGTCGCTGGGCGTGGCGCTGCCGGCCGCCTACGCCTTCTCGCGCTACCGCTTCATCGGCGACAAGCACGTGTTCTTCTGGCTGCTCACCAACCGCATGACGCCGCCCGCCGTGTTCCTCTTGCCGTTCTTCCAGCTCTACAGTTCGCTCGGGCTGATGGACACCCACCTGGCGGTGGCGCTGGCGCATCTGGTGTTCAACGTGCCGCTGGCGGTGTGGATCCTGGAGGGCTTCATGTCCGGCGTGCCGCGCGAGATCGACGAGACCGCCTATGTCGACGGCTACTCGTTCCCGCGTTTCTTCCTGACGATCTTCCTGCCGCTGATCAAGTCCGGCGTGGGCGTGGCGGCGTTTTTCTGCTTCATGTTCAGCTGGGTGGAGCTGCTGCTCGCCCGCACGCTGACCTCGGTCAACGCCAAGCCTATCGTCGCCACCATGACGCGCACCGTGTCGGCCTCCGGCATGGATTGGGGCGTGCTGGCGGCGGCAGGGGTGCTGACCATCGTGCCGGGCGGCATCGTCATCTGGTTCGTGCGGCACTACATCGCGAAGGGTTTCGCGATGGGCCGCGTGTAG